Proteins encoded together in one Dasypus novemcinctus isolate mDasNov1 chromosome 9, mDasNov1.1.hap2, whole genome shotgun sequence window:
- the KNCN gene encoding kinocilin: MDVPISSRDFRCLQLACVALGLVAGSIIIGVSVSKAAAAMGGVFIGAAGLGLLIFAYPFLKSRFNLDHLLPTIGNLRIHPHPGPAQGQGGSSANGNKEGARSSLSTVSRTLEKLKPGGRGAEEG; the protein is encoded by the exons ATGGACGTCCCCATCAGCAGCAGGGACTTCCGCTGCCTGCAGCTGGCCTGCGTGGCCCTCGGCTTGGTGGCCGGCAGCATCATCATCGGCGTCTCCGTGTCCAAGGCCGCAGCTGCCATGGGTGGTGTCTTTATTGGCGCCGCCGGCCTGG GGCTCCTCATCTTTGCCTACCCCTTCCTGAAGTCTCGGTTTAACCTGGACCACCTCCTGCCTACAATAG GGAACCTGAGAATCCACCCCCATCCGGGGCCAGCCCAAGGACAGGGAGGATCCAGCGCCAATGGTAATAAGGAAG GAGCCCGCAGCAGCCTGTCCACCGTGAGCAGGACCCTGGAGAAGCTGAAGCCAGGAGGCCGGGGAGCTGAGGAGGGCTGA
- the TMEM275 gene encoding transmembrane protein 275, with the protein MPPRRKSEGLPTAAPPAGRAQGQLLGLPSPALCCACGLCVLLAGVNVTLVGAFASFLPGPNAPLIVGPALLVLALGFFAACCVCSRRGPASRARSAAAAGSGQGGGHAGPVALEMESSERTAQDTTAVQLSPAASAASSGRSSPGAFALDVLAPAAACAPHGQGGRDNLPLERPAP; encoded by the coding sequence ATGCCGCCCCGCCGGAAGAGCGAGGGTCTCCCGACCGCGGCGCCTCCTGCGGGGCGCGCACAGGGTCAGCTGCTGGGCCTGCCGTCGCCGGCGCTGTGCTGCGCCTGCGGTCTGTGCGTGCTGTTGGCGGGCGTGAACGTGACGCTGGTGGGCGCCTTCGCCTCCTTCCTGCCCGGGCCCAACGCGCCGCTCATCGTGGGGCCGGCGCTGCTCGTGCTGGCGCTCGGCTTCTTCGCCGCCTGCTGCGTGTGTAGCCGCCGGGGCCCCGCCAGCCGCGCGCGCTCCGCGGCCGCTGCGGGCTCCGGCCAGGGCGGCGGCCACGCGGGGCCCGTGGCGCTGGAGATGGAGAGCAGCGAGCGCACGGCGCAGGACACCACGGCGGTGCAGCTGAGCCCGGCCGCCTCGGCCGCGTCCTCGGGCCGCTCCAGCCCCGGCGCCTTCGCCCTGGACGTCCTCGCGCCCGCAGCCGCCTGCGCGCCGCACGGCCAAGGAGGCCGGGACAACCTGCCCCTGGAGCGGCCCGCCCCCTAG